The nucleotide sequence CGCCTAGATGGGCAGGCGTTGGAAACTGCTGGATCAAGGCCGGCATAATTTGGTTGACCCGTTTGTCGGTGCACTGGGCGCTGAGCACTACCGCCACTATCAACTCGTAGGGGTTGGCGTACTGCAGCTCGGTTTGAGGCTGCGGAAAGTTGGTGGTGAAATAGTCGATGAAATAGCGGAAACGCTCGGTCGTACGCATACCAATAGAACTAAGGGGAGGGCGGCTCAGGAAAGAAGCTCAATACAAGCTTTTTCGGGTGGCTCAACAACAAAAAAGCGGAGCATCGTGCGAAGGTACCAGTTAGTGGCCTTCGCACGATGCTCCGCTTCGATGATTTCCCTTAGATACGTAGCAGCCTTTAAGCTGAGCGCAGAAAAGTGCGTGAGTACTGTAAAATGGCCTCCGTGCTTCGCTGACTCGGGCTGCTGGTCAGGGCATTGAGGGTACGCTGGGCTAGAAGAAGATCAGCACAGGCTGCGGCCAACTCAGGGTCGTGCGCCAAGGCTTGTTCTACTTCGTGCTGCTCATTAACTGGCAATTCGTTGTACACGTACCGGAGCAGTTTCTCGTTGGGTAAGGTTTTGATCATAGAGAGTTGGTTGTACGGCCATCTTCTTCCGAAGGTTGATCAGCGCGTACCGCATCCGTCCGAGCGCAGTGTTGATGCTAACACCTGTTGCATCAGCTATTTCCTGGAAGCTCATGTCGCCGTAATGACGCATGATGAGCACTTCCTTCTGAGCTGTTGGCAGGTCCTGAATCAGTTCACGAAGCTGGGAGTAGGTTTCTTCTCGGGTCAGAGCAGACTCAACTCCTTCCTCGGCATGTGTGAGGGAGTTGAATGCATGGCTCGTGGTGTCGAGGTTGAGCAGCGGGCTGCGCTTTTCGCGACGGAAAAAATCAATGGCCAGGTTGTGGGCAATTCGGCAAATCCAGGAAGAGAACTTACCCTCTTCGTTGTATCGGCCGCTTTTCATGGTATGAATAGCCTTGATAAAGGTATCCTGCAGCAGATCATCCGCCACGTCTTCATCACGCACTATCAACATGATAGTGGTAAAGACGCGGGCTTTGTGGCGTTCGAGCAATAGCGCAAACGCCTCTTCTTTGCCGGCAATGTATAGTGAAATAAGAGCGGAGTCGCTCGGCTGCATGGTTTCCATAAAGGCTACGAGTAAGGGAACGTAGAGCTTTAAGCCATATTGTGCAGTTGACGGTGAAATTCTATTATGAGCGGATGGTGAAGATTTCCTTCTGTACCAAATGTAGAGAACTGCCGGGGCAAACACAATGCCTCAGAGGCGTTACGCGAAAATATTTTTCGCATAAGTGAAACCTAATTATATACAATATATAATACTTTATACTGTGTTGTTACGGCAAATTACTTTTCCAATAAAGGTCTAATGAGGCGCAGAAAAACCCGAAAAACTATTCGTTATGTCCAAACGGAGTGTACTGACCACTATTTACTTTTCAGGCACCATTTGTTGGAAAAGCACCCTAAGCTGAAGTGCTGATAGACTATGCTGAACTGATAGCACAAGGATGGGGCCAGTTCTTAAAATGAGTTGGTTGGCAAGTTGCTCTCAATGGAAGCGGAAGGATGATTTTTTTTGTCTTTTCAGAAAGACAATAGCCCATTACCGGTTGCGAGTTGAGCTAGGTGTGGTAAATACGCCGATGCACAAAGCAAGATTTTGTCGGGTCACATTCTGCGGGCTGGTCTACCTTTGGGGCTACGTTGTGTTTGTGTGTTTCCGTTAGTATGTCCTCTGCCTCTTCTCCGCGCCAAGATTCCTACGCTGCTTTGCGCATTCCTGACTTTCGCCGGCTGATTTCGGCGAGAGTTTTTCTGACTATTGCTTTGCGGGTGCAGGGGTTGGTAATCAGCTGGCAGATATTCAAGCTCACAAATGATCCGCTGGCCCTAGGTCTTATTGGGCTGGCTGAGGCTATTCCTAGTATTGGTGTCTCGTTGTACGCGGGGCACGTAGCGGATTCGGTGCGGCGCAAGAACATCATCGTGGCAGGTGTGGCCGCACTCCTGCTATGCGCCGCCGCTCTGTGGCTGTTTGCGTCGCCTATTGGAGTTGGATTGCTTGCAAAAGATTCTTTGTACACGCTGCCACTGTATGGGGTCATTTTTGTGAGCGGCATTGCGCGAGGATTTATGGGGCCTGCGCTTTTTTCGTTTATGCCGCAGCTGCTGCCCAGCCGGGAGCAACTAGGCAATGCGGTGACGTGGAACAGCACTACGTATCAGGCAGCTTCGGTATTAGGGCCGGCTATTGGTGGGTACCTTATTGCGCATTTAGGCGTCGCCAACTCCTACACTGTATCTACGGGGCTATTGGCGCTGGCTTTGCTACAGTTTGTACAGATAGCGTCGCGTCCATTGCCGCCTTTGGAGGGGGAGCGGCTAGGCTTGAAGGATAGTGTGCTCAGTGGGCTCCACTTTATTTTCAACAATCAGTTGGTTCTGGCG is from Hymenobacter tibetensis and encodes:
- a CDS encoding RNA polymerase sigma factor, which produces METMQPSDSALISLYIAGKEEAFALLLERHKARVFTTIMLIVRDEDVADDLLQDTFIKAIHTMKSGRYNEEGKFSSWICRIAHNLAIDFFRREKRSPLLNLDTTSHAFNSLTHAEEGVESALTREETYSQLRELIQDLPTAQKEVLIMRHYGDMSFQEIADATGVSINTALGRMRYALINLRKKMAVQPTLYDQNLTQRETAPVRVQRIAS
- a CDS encoding MFS transporter, translated to MSSASSPRQDSYAALRIPDFRRLISARVFLTIALRVQGLVISWQIFKLTNDPLALGLIGLAEAIPSIGVSLYAGHVADSVRRKNIIVAGVAALLLCAAALWLFASPIGVGLLAKDSLYTLPLYGVIFVSGIARGFMGPALFSFMPQLLPSREQLGNAVTWNSTTYQAASVLGPAIGGYLIAHLGVANSYTVSTGLLALALLQFVQIASRPLPPLEGERLGLKDSVLSGLHFIFNNQLVLAALSLDLFAVLFGGAVALLPVFAVDILEVGAAGLGHLESAPAVGSVLMAVFLTYFPLRRHAGRKLLWAVAGFGLVTILFAWSSNFWLSLLLLFMTGVFDSVSVIVRSTLLHTFTPEYMKGRVSAVNNIFIGSSNEIGAFESGAAARMLGVVPSVVFGGAMTMLVVGITAWRADKLRQLDLTPETIKA